The Paralichthys olivaceus isolate ysfri-2021 chromosome 9, ASM2471397v2, whole genome shotgun sequence genome contains a region encoding:
- the eif4ea gene encoding eukaryotic translation initiation factor 4E-1A isoform X2, protein MKHPLQNKWALWFFKNDKSKTWQANLRLISKFDTVEDFWALYNHIQLSSNLMSGCDYSLFKDGIEPMWEDDRNRRGGRWLITLSKQQRRADLDRFWLETLLCLVGEAFDDFSDDVCGAVINVRAKGDKIAIWTTDYENKEAITHIGRVYKERLGVPSKVIIGYQSHADTATKSSSTTKNKFVA, encoded by the exons ATGAAGCACCCTCTACAAAACAA GTGGGCTCTTTGGTTTTTCAAGAACGACAAAAGCAAAACATGGCAAGCCAACCTTCGTCTGATCTCGAAATTTGACACGGTGGAAGACTTCTGGGc aCTTTACAATCACATTCAGCTCTCAAGTAACTTGATGTCTGGCTGTGACTACTCGCTGTTCAAG GATGGAATCGAGCCCATGTGGGAGGACGACAGGAACCGACGAGGCGGCCGCTGGCTGATCACTCTGTCCAAACAGCAGCGCAGAGCAGACCTGGACCGGTTCTGGTTGGAGACG cTTCTGTGTCTCGTGGGCGAAGCTTTTGATGACTTCAGCGACGACGTGTGCGGAGCCGTCATCAACGTCCGAGCCAAAGGAGACAAAATAGCAATATGGACCACAGACTACGAAAACAAAGAGGCCATTACGCACATAGG gcgAGTCTATAAAGAGAGATTAGGCGTTCCATCAAAAGTCATCATTGGATACCAGTCACACGCCGACACGGCTACAAAGAGCAGCTCCACGACCAAGAACAAGTTTGTGGCCTGA
- the eif4ea gene encoding eukaryotic translation initiation factor 4E-1A isoform X1, translating into MRRWQNPDGPISYFNARHESRRDFQKMATALVVSSSVPSNPEKEKCQTTIQKVLNPEAYMKHPLQNKWALWFFKNDKSKTWQANLRLISKFDTVEDFWALYNHIQLSSNLMSGCDYSLFKDGIEPMWEDDRNRRGGRWLITLSKQQRRADLDRFWLETLLCLVGEAFDDFSDDVCGAVINVRAKGDKIAIWTTDYENKEAITHIGRVYKERLGVPSKVIIGYQSHADTATKSSSTTKNKFVA; encoded by the exons ATGCGCCGTTGGCAGAACCCAGATGGTCCAATCAGCTATTTTAACGCACGACACGAATCTCGGCGTGATTTCCAGAAGATGGCGACGGCTCTGGTG GTGTCAAGTTCAGTTCCTTCAAAtcctgaaaaggaaaaatgtcaaacaaccATTCAGAAGGTTTTGAATCCTGAAGCATACATGAAGCACCCTCTACAAAACAA GTGGGCTCTTTGGTTTTTCAAGAACGACAAAAGCAAAACATGGCAAGCCAACCTTCGTCTGATCTCGAAATTTGACACGGTGGAAGACTTCTGGGc aCTTTACAATCACATTCAGCTCTCAAGTAACTTGATGTCTGGCTGTGACTACTCGCTGTTCAAG GATGGAATCGAGCCCATGTGGGAGGACGACAGGAACCGACGAGGCGGCCGCTGGCTGATCACTCTGTCCAAACAGCAGCGCAGAGCAGACCTGGACCGGTTCTGGTTGGAGACG cTTCTGTGTCTCGTGGGCGAAGCTTTTGATGACTTCAGCGACGACGTGTGCGGAGCCGTCATCAACGTCCGAGCCAAAGGAGACAAAATAGCAATATGGACCACAGACTACGAAAACAAAGAGGCCATTACGCACATAGG gcgAGTCTATAAAGAGAGATTAGGCGTTCCATCAAAAGTCATCATTGGATACCAGTCACACGCCGACACGGCTACAAAGAGCAGCTCCACGACCAAGAACAAGTTTGTGGCCTGA
- the gar1 gene encoding H/ACA ribonucleoprotein complex subunit 1 produces the protein MSFRGGGGRGGRGGGGFNRGGGGRGGFGGGRGGGGFGGGRGGGGYGRGGGRGGFNRQQDYGPPEHVVAVGEFMHPCEDDIVCKCTTEESKVPYFNAPVYLENKEQIGKVDEIFGQLRDFYFSVKLSDNMKASSFKKLQKFYIDPMKLLPLQRFLPRPPGEKGPPRGGRGGRGGGRGGGFRGGRGGGFGGGGRGGGFGRGGGFGGGGRGGGGFRGRGGSGGRGFRGGR, from the exons ATGTCTTTCAGAGGAGGCGGAGGACGAGgcggcagaggaggaggaggttttaaccgaggtggaggaggcagaggagggttCGGTGGAGGCAGAGGTGGCGGAGGGTTCGGTGGAGGCAGAGGTGGCGGAGGTTACGGACGcggtggaggcagaggaggcttCAACAGGCAGCAGGACTACGGTCCTCCAGAACATGTAGTCG CCGTGGGAGAGTTCATGCATCCATGTGAAGACGATATTGTGTGTAAGTGCACCACAGAGGAAAGCAAGGTTCCCTACTTCAATGCCCCTGTGTACCTGGAGAACAAGGAGCAGATCGGGAAGGTGGATGAGATATTCGGCCAGCTCCGGGACTTT TATTTTTCAGTCAAACTCTCAGACAATATGAAGGCGTCTTCGTTTAAGAAACTTCAGAAG TTTTATATAGATCCAATGAAGCTTCTCCCACTGCAGAGATTTCTTCCAAGACCGCCAGGAGAGAAGGGGCCACCGAGAGGAGGCCGAGGAGGTAGAGGTGGTGGCCGTGGAG gtGGATTTCGAGGTGGCCGTGGTGGAGGATTTGGAGGCGGTGGCCGTGGTGGAGGATTCGGACGTGGTGGAGGATTTGGAGGTGGTGGACGTGGTGGAGGAGGtttcagaggaagaggaggcagtggTGGACGTGGATTCAGAG GTGGGAGGTGA
- the LOC109626024 gene encoding alcohol dehydrogenase class-3-like, which translates to MTTTGQVIKCKAAVAWEPGKPLVTEDVEVAAPQAHEVRIKIVATGVCHTDWEYMYGTGKGMKFRPFPLVFGHEAAGVVESVGPEVTKFLPGDKVIPLFLPQCGECERCRSPKTNHCRKNWANTQLGVLADGTSRISCKGQQVYQFLGIGSFSQYTVVPDISLAKIRGDAPLEKVCLLGCGVSTGYGAAVKTGEVQKDSSCAVFGLGAVGLGAVMGCQVAGAKRIIGVDINPDKFAKAVELGATECVDPRDHSKPIQDVLAEMTDGGVDYALECVGSPAVMTAALESTRDAWGTCVIAGWTEREAMNVVVEKLLMGRTLKGTYFGGWKSVEDVPKLVEEYMNKKLKLDEFITHNLPLDQINVAFDLLKSGKSIRTVISL; encoded by the exons ATGACCACGACAGGTCAG GTGATCAAGTGCAAAGCGGCGGTTGCTTGGGAACCAGGGAAACCTCTGGTGACTGAAGATGTGGAAGTGGCTGCGCCTCAGGCCCATGAAGTCCGCATCAAG ATTGTTGCCACAGGTGTGTGCCACACAGACTGGGAGTACATGTACGGGACTGGAAAGGGGATGAAGTTTAGACCTTTTCCGTTAGTTTTTGGCCACGAAGCAGCCGGAGTAGTGGAGAGCGTTGGTCCAGAAGTCACCAAATTCTTACCGG GGGATAAAGTTATTCCTCTTTTTCTGCCTCAGTGTGGGGAATGTGAACGATGTCGGAGCCCTAAAACAAATCATTGCAGGAAGAACTG GGCAAATACACAACTGGGTGTTCTGGCTGATGGCACGAGCAGGATATCTTGCAAGGGACAGCAGGTGTACCAGTTCCTTGGAATCGGTTCTTTCTCCCAGTACACCGTGGTTCCCGACATCTCACTTGCAAAGATAAGAGGCGATGCACCGCTGGAAAAAGTTTGCCTGCTTGGCTGTGGAGTCTCCACTGGTTATGGTGCAGCTGTTAAAACAGGCGAG GTTCAAAAAGACTCCTCGTGTGCCGTGTTTGGGCTCGGAGCTGTTGGACTGGGCGCCGTCATGGGTTGCCAGGTTGCCGGGGCGAAGAGGATCATCGGGGTAGACATCAACCCTGACAAGTTCGCGAAAGCCGTAGAGCTCGGAGCCACTGAATGTGTGGACCCCAGAGATCATAGCAAGCCCATCCAGGATGTCCTGGCAGAGATGACAGACGGAGGGGTTGACTACGCTCTGGAGTGTGTGGGGAGTCCAGCTGTCATG ACTGCTGCGCTTGAGTCTACAAGAGATGCCTGGGGCACCTGTGTGATCGCAGGGTGGACGGAGAGAGAAGCAATGAACGTCGTGGTGGAAAAGCTCCTGATGGGACGCACCTTGAAGGGGACGTACTTTGGAG GTTGGAAGAGCGTGGAGGACGTGCCCAAACTGGTGGAAGAATACATGAACAAAAAGCTGAAGCTGGATGAATTTATTACCCACAACCTCCCTCTGGATCAAATCAATGTGGCCTTTGACCTTCTGAAAAGTGGGAAAAG CATTCGTACTGTCATCAGTCTGTGA
- the LOC109626035 gene encoding alcohol dehydrogenase class-3 yields METTGKVIKCKAAVAWEPGKPLSIEEVEVAPPNAHEVRIKLFATGVCHTDAYTLSGSDPEGLFPVILGHEGAGTVESVGEGVTKFKPGDTVIPLYVPQCGECKFCKNPKTNLCQKIRVTQGQGLLPDKTSRFTCKGKQVFHFMGTSTFSEYTVVADISLAKVNKSAPLDKVCLLGCGISTGYGAALNTAKVESGSTCAVFGLGAVGLAVIMGCKVAGATRIIGVDINPAKFDKAKEFGATEFVNPKDHSRPIQEVLVEMTDGGVDYSFECIGNVQIMRAALEACHKGWGESVIIGVAGAGQEISTRPFQLVTGRVWRGTAFGGWKSVESVPKLVEDYMNKKLKVDEFVTHTLPFEEINKGFDLMHAGESIRTVLTF; encoded by the exons ATGGAGACAACGGGAAAA GTGATCAAGTGCAAGGCAGCTGTTGCCTGGGAACCTGGCAAACCTCTCTCCATTGAAGAGGTGGAGGTGGCACCACCCAATGCCCATGAAGTCCGTATCAAG cTCTTTGCCACAGGCGTGTGTCACACAGATGCCTACACCCTGAGCGGCAGTGACCCCGAAGGACTTTTTCCTGTCATCTTGGGCCACGAGGGAGCCGGGACGGTTGAGAGTGTCGGAGAGGGTGTCACCAAATTCAAGCCAG GTGATACTGTCATTCCGCTGTATGTGCCACAGTGTGGGGAATGCAAATTCTGCAAAAATCCCAAGACCAACCTTTGCCAGAAAATTAG AGTTACCCAGGGCCAGGGTTTGCTCCCCGACAAGACCTCACGCTTCACATGCAAGGGGAAGCAAGTGTTTCACTTCATGGGTACCAGCACCTTCTCTGAGTACACAGTGGTGGCCGACATCTCCCTGGCCAAGGTGAACAAGAGCGCTCCGCTGGATAAAGTGTGCCTTCTTGGATGTGGCATCTCCACAGGATACGGTGCCGCTCTTAACACCGCCAAG GTTGAGTCTGGTTCCACATGCGCTGTGTTTGGCCTCGGAGCTGTCGGCTTGGCTGTTATCATGGGTTGCAAGGTTGCTGGGGCAACCAGGATCATCGGTGTGGACATCAACCCTGCGAAGTTCGACAAAGCCAAAGAGTTCGGAGCCACTGAGTTCGTGAACCCCAAAGATCACAGCCGGCCCATCCAGGAGGTCCTGGTGGAGATGACTGACGGGGGTGTGGACTACTCCTTTGAGTGCATTGGAAATGTGCAAATCATG AGAGCCGCTCTGGAGGCGTGCCACAAAGGATGGGGTGAAAGTGTCATCATTGGCGTAGCCGGAGCAGGACAGGAGATCTCGACCAGGCCGTTCCAGCTGGTGACAGGCCGAGTGTGGAGGGGAACAGCCTTCGGAG GCTGGAAGAGTGTGGAGAGTGTTCCTAAGCTGGTAGAAGACTACATGAACAAAAAACTCAAGGTGGATGAGTTTGTTACCCACACTCTGCCCTTTGAGGAGATCAACAAGGGATTCGACCTCATGCATGCTGGAGAGAG tATCCGCACAGTGCTGACCTTCTGA